The Sulfurospirillum halorespirans DSM 13726 genome has a window encoding:
- a CDS encoding LysE family translocator: MGEYSFLLGIATVFILGTMSPGPSFILTAKTAVSKSRKEGFGVAIGLGLGAVVFSLLAIFGLYAILKTVPFLYGFLKIVGGMYLVYLAYKMWKYADTPLDTKLCLEQKPKNFTKAILLGLATQMSNPKTAIIIGSIFAALLPQEIPPFGTLLVCLIAFIIDASWYSCVVGLLSMQKTQKVYLRSKKYIDRIAGSVLGALGLKLALDRA; the protein is encoded by the coding sequence ATGGGTGAATACTCTTTTCTTTTAGGCATAGCGACGGTGTTTATATTGGGGACGATGAGTCCGGGACCTAGTTTTATTTTAACCGCCAAAACGGCTGTTTCAAAGTCTCGCAAAGAGGGTTTTGGGGTCGCTATTGGTTTAGGATTGGGCGCTGTTGTCTTTTCTCTTTTAGCCATTTTTGGGCTCTATGCTATTTTGAAAACGGTGCCTTTTTTATATGGCTTTTTAAAAATAGTAGGAGGCATGTATCTTGTCTATTTAGCCTATAAAATGTGGAAATATGCCGATACACCTTTAGATACCAAGCTTTGCTTGGAGCAAAAACCAAAGAATTTTACCAAGGCGATTTTACTCGGTTTAGCAACACAGATGAGCAATCCAAAAACTGCCATCATCATCGGAAGTATTTTTGCAGCACTTCTTCCCCAAGAGATACCGCCTTTTGGAACGCTTTTAGTCTGCCTCATCGCGTTTATCATTGATGCTTCATGGTACTCGTGTGTTGTAGGGCTTTTATCAATGCAAAAAACACAAAAAGTTTATTTGCGTTCTAAGAAGTACATCGACAGAATTGCAGGAAGTGTACTGGGCGCTTTAGGTCTTAAGTTAGCGTTGGATAGGGCATAG
- a CDS encoding heavy-metal-associated domain-containing protein, with protein MKTWLILLLPLILFAKEEVVIKVAEMHCPLCTTAVKKALKSVEGVESSKVTLETKLAVVIAKDGVEDKTFLEAVKTTGYEGVVVSRKHLKE; from the coding sequence ATGAAAACATGGTTGATACTCCTTTTACCTTTGATTTTGTTCGCCAAAGAAGAAGTGGTTATAAAAGTGGCTGAAATGCATTGTCCTTTATGCACAACCGCGGTCAAAAAAGCACTGAAAAGCGTTGAAGGTGTTGAGTCATCTAAAGTGACATTAGAGACAAAATTAGCGGTTGTCATTGCTAAAGATGGTGTTGAAGATAAGACGTTTTTAGAAGCGGTGAAAACGACGGGGTATGAGGGTGTGGTTGTGTCTCGTAAGCATCTGAAAGAGTAG
- a CDS encoding LysE family translocator, protein MEVVTLVFLLTSAVVILTPGQDMILVMSRSIAQGQKAGITTALGVSVGLLGHTLLATLGLGALLLASEFLFSIVKFIGAGYLIYIGYQLLRSKDHTIAMKDLPKVSYKKMFIQGALSNIMNPKVAIFYFSYLPQFVIQNNGNETMQLFILGFTFATLTFLIKAPIGFISGLLSFWIKTRPMILHYIHRTSGLILIGLGLKLALAERQ, encoded by the coding sequence ATGGAAGTAGTCACATTAGTTTTTTTACTAACATCCGCCGTTGTGATATTGACACCAGGACAAGATATGATTTTAGTCATGTCTCGATCAATTGCGCAAGGACAAAAAGCTGGAATAACAACTGCCCTTGGAGTAAGTGTTGGATTATTAGGACATACATTGCTCGCTACATTAGGCTTAGGTGCTCTTTTATTAGCATCTGAATTCTTATTTAGTATTGTAAAATTTATTGGTGCAGGCTATTTAATCTATATTGGATATCAACTTTTAAGAAGTAAAGACCATACGATCGCTATGAAAGATTTACCAAAAGTGTCTTACAAGAAGATGTTCATACAAGGGGCATTGTCAAATATAATGAACCCAAAAGTTGCAATATTTTATTTTTCTTATTTACCACAATTTGTAATACAAAACAATGGAAATGAAACAATGCAATTATTTATATTAGGTTTTACCTTTGCTACATTAACATTTCTCATTAAAGCACCCATTGGATTTATATCTGGATTATTGTCTTTTTGGATAAAAACAAGACCGATGATTTTACACTATATTCATAGAACAAGTGGGCTTATTTTAATTGGATTAGGTTTAAAACTTGCATTGGCAGAAAGGCAATAA
- a CDS encoding DEAD/DEAH box helicase, protein MENNTPTPVTFESFGLHADILKAVVDAGFTEPSPVQAESIPLVLAGNDIVAQAQTGTGKTAAFGLSTMSMLDPHLNKVQLLVITPTRELATQVSDELYSLGRFRGVKTVTIYGGSSYSRQIGLIEKGASVIVATPGRMLDLLKNGRLPGFSPKMVVLDEADEMLDMGFLEDIEEIFTYLPKERQTLLFSATMPDPIKRLASKILNDPKFVSVTPKDHTTNEDIEQLYYVINEYERDDAMIRLLDALEPEKSIVFCRTKKEVDRLSTQLMAVGHAAKGLHGDMEQNQRESVIKAFRGSQIEILVATDVAARGLNVADISHVFNYHMPFDPESYVHRIGRTGRAGKKGTAITLVTPIEFHSMQRIGKKVGSKIEHRIVPSLRDVKENKLIKIAEDIKNAELNENAVKLLAILEEEMDMSQIALKLLSNLLKENTPIGPDKIGLDKKTLESVVKNIEERDGGRGGRSGGYRGNSGGGYRGNSGGSRDGGGYRGNSGGSREGGGYRGTSSTGSRDGGGYKGSNPRDGGSRDAARPPRGDGVPRSDSRGESRNPFAKEGSTSSAPREGGGYKGTRDSSDSRPPRAPRADRPAAPRSDAGRAPKTAPRNAYKKD, encoded by the coding sequence ATGGAAAACAACACACCCACACCAGTCACATTTGAGTCATTTGGCTTACACGCAGACATCCTTAAAGCCGTCGTAGATGCTGGCTTTACAGAACCAAGCCCCGTCCAAGCAGAATCAATCCCGTTAGTCCTAGCCGGTAACGACATCGTTGCACAAGCACAAACAGGTACCGGTAAAACGGCTGCATTTGGTCTTTCTACGATGAGTATGCTCGACCCACACCTTAACAAAGTACAACTTTTAGTCATTACGCCAACACGTGAGCTTGCAACGCAAGTGAGTGATGAGCTTTACTCATTAGGGCGTTTTCGTGGCGTTAAAACCGTAACGATTTACGGTGGTAGCTCATATTCACGTCAAATTGGCTTGATCGAAAAAGGTGCAAGCGTTATCGTAGCAACACCGGGTCGTATGTTAGACCTTCTTAAAAACGGTAGACTCCCAGGCTTTTCACCTAAAATGGTTGTTTTGGATGAAGCAGATGAGATGCTTGATATGGGCTTCTTAGAAGACATCGAAGAGATCTTTACCTACCTTCCAAAAGAGCGTCAAACCCTGCTTTTCTCAGCAACAATGCCAGATCCTATCAAACGTCTTGCGAGCAAAATTTTAAATGACCCAAAATTTGTCAGTGTTACACCAAAAGATCACACAACAAACGAAGACATCGAACAACTTTACTACGTCATCAACGAGTACGAGAGAGATGATGCGATGATTCGTCTTTTAGATGCTCTTGAGCCTGAGAAATCCATCGTATTCTGCCGTACCAAAAAAGAGGTTGACAGACTTTCAACGCAACTGATGGCAGTCGGTCATGCAGCCAAAGGGTTGCATGGCGATATGGAGCAAAATCAACGTGAGAGCGTTATTAAAGCGTTCCGTGGTTCACAAATCGAAATCTTGGTTGCAACCGATGTTGCAGCACGTGGTCTTAACGTTGCTGACATCAGCCACGTATTTAACTACCATATGCCATTTGATCCAGAGAGTTATGTTCACCGTATCGGTAGAACCGGACGTGCGGGTAAAAAAGGTACAGCGATTACATTGGTAACGCCTATCGAGTTTCACTCAATGCAGAGAATTGGTAAAAAAGTAGGCTCTAAAATCGAGCACAGAATTGTTCCAAGTTTACGAGACGTCAAAGAGAACAAACTGATCAAAATTGCCGAAGATATTAAAAATGCAGAGCTTAATGAAAATGCTGTCAAACTTCTTGCTATTTTGGAAGAAGAGATGGATATGTCGCAAATCGCGCTTAAACTGCTCTCAAACCTTCTCAAAGAAAATACACCTATCGGCCCCGATAAAATCGGTTTAGATAAAAAGACCTTAGAGTCTGTGGTTAAAAACATCGAAGAGCGTGATGGTGGTCGTGGCGGCAGAAGTGGCGGTTACAGAGGAAACTCTGGCGGTGGCTACAGAGGCAATTCAGGTGGATCACGTGATGGTGGCGGCTATAGAGGAAACTCTGGCGGTTCACGCGAAGGCGGCGGTTACAGAGGCACATCATCAACAGGTTCACGTGATGGTGGCGGATACAAAGGTTCAAACCCACGTGATGGCGGAAGCAGAGATGCTGCACGTCCTCCAAGAGGCGATGGCGTTCCAAGAAGTGATAGCAGAGGCGAGAGTCGTAATCCATTTGCAAAAGAGGGAAGCACATCTTCCGCTCCACGCGAAGGCGGCGGATACAAAGGAACACGTGATAGCAGCGATAGCAGACCACCACGCGCTCCAAGAGCCGATAGACCAGCCGCACCACGTAGTGATGCAGGTCGCGCTCCAAAAACCGCTCCACGTAACGCTTACAAAAAAGACTAA
- a CDS encoding beta-ketoacyl-[acyl-carrier-protein] synthase family protein produces the protein MPKNSVFINAFESVCCAGDTSEVLFEAICAHQSGIKTFSEFTPNKQIALGKIAQSFCIDEILELTCKKVLAKSSLENFDNTLLVVGSSVGGMQTTESIFLRDHHYTNIDPKLHAIDAIAHILSKHFTFKDDISFSTACTSSANALGYAYEMIAKGMYENVLVVGFDTLSLTTIRGFDALGVLSSRPCQPFDVSRDGMNVAEGIAVLMLQNTSHKESIELLGVGYSSDAHHMAHPSPDGAGALCAMQKALKCANVQPSEVGYINAHGTGTTANDASEASAIEALFGDAVPVSSTKSITGHTLGAAGALEAIICVMALQKQIRPPNTNLVEPENKTLNFVNKAKAHPFRYALSNSLAFGGNNTALLFGLPQ, from the coding sequence ATGCCCAAAAATAGTGTTTTTATCAACGCTTTTGAGTCGGTGTGTTGTGCGGGCGACACGAGCGAAGTGCTATTTGAAGCAATTTGTGCGCATCAAAGCGGTATCAAAACGTTCAGTGAATTTACTCCTAACAAGCAGATCGCTCTAGGAAAAATCGCACAATCTTTTTGCATTGATGAGATTTTAGAGCTTACATGTAAAAAGGTTTTAGCCAAAAGCTCTCTTGAAAATTTCGACAATACGCTCCTTGTAGTCGGCTCTTCCGTGGGAGGAATGCAAACAACGGAGAGCATTTTTTTAAGAGACCATCACTACACCAATATCGACCCCAAACTGCATGCGATTGACGCCATCGCGCATATACTTTCCAAGCACTTTACGTTCAAAGATGACATCTCCTTTTCAACCGCCTGTACGTCCAGTGCGAATGCTCTAGGCTATGCGTACGAAATGATCGCTAAAGGTATGTATGAAAACGTTTTGGTGGTAGGGTTTGATACCTTGTCACTGACAACCATACGAGGGTTTGACGCGCTTGGCGTGCTGAGTTCGCGTCCGTGCCAGCCATTTGATGTGAGCCGTGATGGTATGAATGTCGCGGAGGGCATCGCTGTTTTAATGCTCCAAAACACGTCTCACAAAGAGAGCATTGAACTTTTAGGGGTTGGGTACAGCTCCGACGCGCATCACATGGCGCATCCAAGTCCTGATGGTGCAGGTGCGCTTTGCGCGATGCAAAAGGCACTGAAATGTGCCAATGTTCAGCCCTCCGAAGTAGGCTACATCAACGCACACGGTACGGGAACAACCGCCAATGATGCGAGTGAAGCGAGTGCGATTGAGGCGCTTTTTGGAGACGCTGTGCCTGTAAGTTCGACCAAATCGATTACGGGACATACGTTAGGAGCCGCAGGAGCGCTTGAAGCGATCATTTGTGTTATGGCGCTTCAAAAACAGATCCGTCCTCCTAACACGAATCTCGTTGAACCTGAAAATAAAACACTGAATTTCGTGAATAAGGCTAAAGCACACCCCTTTCGTTACGCCCTGAGCAATTCACTCGCGTTTGGTGGAAACAACACCGCACTTCTTTTCGGACTCCCTCAATGA
- a CDS encoding phosphopantetheine-binding protein — protein sequence MQTLKEILIKNLKLEDMTPEDIDNTMPLFGENGLGLDSVDSIELVLTVDKEFGVKITDSKEYEKIFATVQSLLDFINAQK from the coding sequence ATGCAAACATTAAAAGAGATCTTGATTAAAAATTTGAAGCTAGAAGATATGACCCCTGAGGATATAGACAACACTATGCCGCTTTTTGGCGAGAATGGTTTAGGGCTTGATTCGGTCGATTCGATCGAGCTTGTATTGACAGTCGATAAAGAGTTTGGCGTGAAGATAACAGATTCTAAAGAGTACGAAAAAATATTTGCTACGGTTCAAAGTTTATTAGACTTTATCAATGCCCAAAAATAG
- a CDS encoding mercuric transporter MerT family protein has product MKKEILGVLTALLSAFAATACCLPPLLFLLFGISFGFLSFLETLTPFRIPLSLLSLFVLWLSWRSYAHHTFTCNPQKKKRYVWFYSIVLGLIIAILLYPEWANLFIDFFYSP; this is encoded by the coding sequence ATGAAAAAAGAGATTCTGGGCGTTTTAACAGCACTGCTCTCAGCCTTTGCCGCAACGGCATGCTGTCTGCCTCCACTGCTGTTTTTACTCTTTGGAATCTCTTTTGGATTTTTAAGTTTTTTAGAAACACTGACCCCGTTTCGCATACCGCTCTCCCTGTTATCGCTCTTTGTTTTGTGGCTTTCATGGCGCTCTTACGCGCATCATACGTTTACATGTAATCCTCAAAAGAAAAAGCGTTATGTGTGGTTTTATTCGATTGTTTTAGGGTTGATTATAGCGATATTGCTCTATCCCGAGTGGGCAAATCTTTTTATAGACTTCTTTTATAGCCCTTGA